In a single window of the Nitrospinota bacterium genome:
- a CDS encoding tetratricopeptide repeat protein — protein MKNIYFLLLILSIFLVSCASQSERLAKKGMSLEKRGMLEKAKIHFDKALQINPEEALAHIGLGYIYYKKGLYDKAIAEYKKGIAGNPNISILYPEAHYYLGLAYNEKDMTEEARKEFSQYRKFKKIEY, from the coding sequence ATGAAAAATATATATTTTCTTTTATTGATTTTGAGCATCTTTCTCGTCTCTTGTGCATCTCAAAGTGAACGATTAGCAAAAAAAGGGATGTCATTAGAAAAAAGGGGGATGCTAGAAAAAGCAAAAATACATTTTGACAAGGCTCTCCAGATTAATCCTGAAGAGGCCTTAGCCCATATAGGACTGGGGTATATTTACTATAAAAAAGGGTTGTATGATAAAGCCATAGCAGAATATAAAAAGGGGATTGCTGGAAATCCCAATATCTCTATATTGTATCCTGAAGCTCATTATTATCTGGGTCTGGCTTATAACGAAAAAGATATGACAGAAGAGGCAAGAAAAGAGTTTAGTCAATATAGAAAATTTAAAAAAATTGAATATTAA